In the Leptospira sp. WS4.C2 genome, one interval contains:
- a CDS encoding beta strand repeat-containing protein — MEAKRGQKGIMFRVCFSIVFLVFSTLSISCQSITPINLQMLFGSFFASTTGQGTVIYEAPNFLFTSENGRQAEFTVRLNIEPNSSVRIGPITVSDSTEGVLLSATFIEFTEDNWDTPQYIRLVGVDDLLPDGNQNYRVQLGTMVSSDIRFSTQGLPVLLVVNTDNESSGVAASPTLGLITSETGETGTIAYVLQTRPMQDVYIRNFVSNDTTEATVAAVELIFTPNNWDVPQTVTVTGINDFSVDDSTFQISADATVSNDPAYLGKPVPIITGTNVDDDVAGFTVVNLSGLTTTEAGGAVSFAVVMNTLPTNSVTIPSIVATPSIEGTVSPTSLTFAPGEWFTPKIVTVTGVDDFIVDGSKTVSVVTGAATSADTDYNGLAGPVFPSVTNTDDDVPGFVLTTPGSLTISENGGALSFAIHLLSQPPPGFTVTLTGISENHSITNASTSNLTFTNANWNVDQFVNITTNNNSIDEDTRTVTLQFGTVDTGGSADPIYNSVTPPAQVTILVTDDDTAGFTVTPVGGLVVHENGTPSTETFTVVLNSEPTNAVSVPSITSSNTSEITVSPASLNFTTGNWNTPQTVTITSVLDGSDDGDQNVNISFGNSSSTDPKYNSISIPAVTAINTDSNEPLVRIQNLSASSMLENGSSTITFEIRLSLKPNANVTIGPITSSDGTEAVLLNSSAGVAASRTLTFTPTNGQVANYTGNTSDSGWDVPQVVTIRSVSDSFDDGNLPVTIHIPQASGSYFTGLYPTGAVPGYTEANGNLVITITDNDTVGFTISSTTLNLTEGGSDGTFTVRLNAAPCDSPGNLAACASGSVTIPITGETFNLPDSTQYTFSPASLTFTHTNYSTTQTVTVMVTNDSINEIATRTHTLTLGVISGSGTDYEGMNPSDTTINIADDDNPSPSILFTLDAGQPYFTTEAGQSAMYSLRLGSRPLPGNQVTVTVATSDTTEGMINDSGTPVSSKQYIFDETNWSTSVPVEIQGVSDVLTDGNISYTVTVNGTETGSTPSWYVSFVGSTGDTATLLNYSISENPVTVVTPTNLTRAENSSAFPIYILLSQAPTDDVTIPVSVTTTFPCELVVSPAVPQFSLSASTVIITSANWNTIGAHNTITVTPNDDAVDDGNVSCPIVVGILSSSDGFYNGVNPYPASNYPMLTLNDNDSAGVTTSGFTPATVITSQSGASSEFYVHLDSQPTTNITVNFSTSPGGLVSFPTAPLTFTPSNFGSGQLVTVTGLDTASLGDVSYTISSVVTSGETGTGFTPSAIYSALTPLSISGNHINYIYDIVPCADPNPMNVCGTSPNSSGGLVTSPNLITTEIGGQSRFQVRLRARPVSNVTIPVTSSNVAEGTSSVSSLVFTSSDWNTFQNVVLTGVDDFLVDGNMAYSILFGSLSGGGSGIHGETFPSVSVTNQDND, encoded by the coding sequence TTGGAAGCCAAACGAGGACAAAAGGGAATCATGTTCAGGGTCTGTTTTTCCATCGTTTTTCTCGTTTTCTCCACTCTCTCGATTTCCTGCCAATCCATAACACCCATTAATCTACAGATGTTATTCGGTTCCTTCTTTGCATCCACAACCGGGCAAGGTACCGTGATTTACGAAGCTCCAAATTTTTTATTTACGAGTGAAAATGGAAGACAAGCAGAATTCACAGTTCGTTTGAACATAGAGCCGAACAGTTCAGTAAGAATTGGTCCGATCACTGTCTCTGATTCCACAGAAGGAGTTCTTTTATCAGCCACTTTTATCGAATTCACTGAGGATAATTGGGACACACCACAATACATTCGTTTGGTGGGTGTGGATGATCTGCTGCCTGATGGAAATCAGAACTATCGAGTGCAACTGGGAACTATGGTTTCTTCTGATATCCGATTTTCTACACAAGGACTTCCTGTGTTGCTTGTAGTGAATACTGACAATGAATCTTCTGGTGTGGCTGCAAGCCCTACTCTTGGCCTCATCACTTCCGAGACCGGAGAAACAGGAACCATTGCTTATGTTTTACAAACAAGACCAATGCAAGATGTCTACATTAGAAACTTTGTTTCGAATGATACAACCGAAGCTACTGTTGCAGCAGTAGAACTTATCTTTACACCTAACAATTGGGATGTGCCACAAACGGTCACAGTCACCGGTATTAATGACTTTAGTGTGGATGACAGTACATTTCAAATTTCTGCCGATGCCACTGTATCCAATGATCCCGCTTACTTAGGAAAACCAGTTCCAATCATTACGGGAACCAATGTTGATGATGATGTCGCAGGGTTTACAGTGGTCAATCTATCAGGACTCACTACTACGGAAGCAGGTGGAGCAGTCAGTTTTGCTGTGGTAATGAATACCCTCCCTACAAATTCCGTAACCATTCCTTCCATTGTGGCTACACCAAGTATCGAAGGAACAGTAAGTCCAACCTCCCTTACCTTTGCTCCTGGAGAATGGTTCACTCCCAAAATTGTCACAGTGACGGGTGTAGATGATTTTATCGTGGATGGTTCAAAAACTGTTTCGGTTGTTACAGGTGCTGCCACTTCCGCAGATACCGATTACAATGGTTTGGCGGGACCGGTTTTTCCTTCCGTTACCAATACAGATGATGATGTTCCGGGATTTGTTCTCACAACACCAGGAAGTTTGACCATTTCAGAAAATGGCGGAGCCCTTTCCTTTGCTATTCATCTTTTGTCCCAACCCCCTCCTGGATTTACAGTGACACTCACAGGAATTTCAGAAAACCATTCTATCACCAATGCCAGTACCTCAAATCTAACTTTTACCAATGCCAATTGGAACGTAGACCAGTTTGTCAATATCACAACTAACAACAATTCCATTGATGAAGACACAAGGACCGTTACCTTACAATTTGGAACTGTCGATACAGGTGGTTCTGCAGATCCTATATACAACTCGGTAACACCACCCGCACAAGTAACCATCCTTGTGACAGATGATGACACAGCGGGATTTACAGTCACTCCTGTAGGGGGACTTGTGGTTCATGAAAACGGAACCCCATCTACAGAAACATTTACTGTGGTTTTGAATTCGGAGCCAACAAACGCGGTGAGTGTCCCGAGTATCACATCCAGTAATACTTCAGAAATAACAGTTTCCCCTGCGTCTTTAAACTTTACCACAGGGAACTGGAACACACCCCAAACTGTTACCATCACATCCGTGTTAGATGGATCAGACGATGGGGACCAAAATGTAAATATATCTTTTGGAAATTCATCTTCTACAGATCCCAAATACAATTCCATCTCCATTCCGGCAGTTACTGCCATCAATACTGATAGTAACGAACCTCTAGTTCGCATCCAAAACCTATCTGCATCTTCGATGTTGGAAAATGGAAGTTCGACCATTACTTTCGAAATCAGGTTATCTTTAAAACCGAATGCCAATGTAACTATAGGACCGATCACTTCTTCCGATGGAACAGAGGCTGTCCTCCTCAATAGTTCTGCTGGAGTTGCAGCCTCACGCACCCTTACCTTTACACCAACAAACGGTCAGGTCGCAAACTATACTGGCAACACAAGCGATAGTGGTTGGGATGTGCCTCAAGTGGTTACCATACGCTCTGTCTCCGATTCCTTTGATGACGGAAACCTTCCTGTCACCATTCATATCCCACAAGCAAGCGGTTCTTATTTCACAGGGCTCTACCCGACAGGTGCTGTTCCTGGATATACGGAAGCTAACGGAAATTTGGTGATCACTATCACAGACAACGATACAGTTGGTTTTACCATTTCCTCCACAACCTTGAATTTGACAGAAGGAGGAAGTGATGGAACTTTTACTGTTCGGTTGAATGCTGCTCCCTGTGACAGTCCCGGCAATTTAGCCGCTTGTGCTTCCGGCTCAGTGACCATTCCGATTACGGGAGAAACTTTCAACTTACCCGACTCCACTCAATACACCTTTTCACCGGCGAGTCTTACCTTCACTCATACCAACTATTCTACGACACAAACGGTGACGGTCATGGTCACCAACGATTCGATTAACGAAATAGCGACAAGAACCCATACACTTACGTTAGGTGTGATTTCTGGATCAGGAACTGATTATGAAGGTATGAATCCTTCAGACACCACTATCAATATCGCTGATGATGACAATCCATCCCCAAGTATCTTATTTACCTTAGATGCGGGACAACCTTACTTTACAACAGAAGCCGGTCAATCTGCAATGTATAGCCTAAGACTCGGAAGTCGCCCTCTTCCTGGAAACCAAGTTACGGTGACAGTGGCCACTTCCGATACCACAGAAGGGATGATCAATGATAGCGGAACACCAGTTAGTTCTAAGCAATATATTTTTGATGAAACTAATTGGAGCACTTCGGTTCCCGTGGAAATCCAAGGGGTTTCCGATGTTTTAACTGACGGGAACATAAGTTATACGGTGACAGTGAATGGAACAGAAACAGGCTCCACTCCTTCCTGGTATGTTAGTTTTGTGGGAAGTACGGGAGATACAGCCACCCTTCTTAATTATAGTATTTCTGAGAACCCAGTCACAGTTGTCACTCCTACCAATCTAACTCGTGCTGAAAATTCTTCTGCCTTTCCCATCTATATTTTACTTAGCCAAGCTCCCACAGATGATGTTACAATTCCTGTCTCTGTAACCACGACTTTCCCTTGTGAACTCGTTGTAAGCCCCGCTGTCCCACAATTTTCTCTCTCTGCAAGTACAGTGATTATCACTAGTGCCAATTGGAATACAATTGGAGCACATAACACAATTACTGTGACCCCAAATGACGACGCAGTCGATGATGGGAATGTATCTTGTCCTATTGTTGTGGGAATCCTTTCTTCCTCTGATGGATTTTATAATGGTGTGAATCCTTACCCTGCTTCCAACTATCCAATGCTCACTTTAAATGATAATGATAGTGCAGGGGTCACCACTTCAGGATTTACTCCAGCCACAGTGATTACATCGCAATCGGGAGCCTCTTCAGAATTTTATGTTCATTTGGACTCACAACCCACAACAAATATCACGGTGAACTTCAGTACCTCACCTGGCGGCCTCGTGAGTTTTCCCACAGCACCACTCACATTCACACCGAGTAATTTTGGATCAGGACAACTGGTAACCGTTACCGGCCTCGACACTGCAAGTCTAGGGGATGTGAGTTATACTATATCTTCTGTTGTAACATCCGGGGAAACGGGCACAGGCTTCACACCATCCGCCATTTACAGTGCACTCACTCCTCTATCTATTTCAGGAAACCATATCAACTACATTTATGATATCGTTCCTTGCGCCGACCCCAATCCAATGAATGTTTGCGGAACATCTCCCAATAGTTCCGGTGGCCTCGTCACTTCACCTAACCTAATCACTACGGAGATTGGTGGTCAGTCTAGGTTCCAAGTTCGATTGCGCGCACGACCAGTTTCTAATGTCACCATTCCTGTTACTAGTTCTAATGTTGCTGAAGGAACCTCGTCAGTTTCTAGTTTGGTGTTCACTTCCAGCGATTGGAATACCTTCCAAAACGTTGTCCTTACCGGTGTCGATGATTTCCTTGTTGATGGGAATATGGCTTATTCGATTTTATTTGGTTCCCTTAGTGGGGGAGGAAGTGGAATTCATGGAGAAACATTCCCTTCTGTATCCGTCACAAACCAAGACAATGATTGA
- a CDS encoding exonuclease SbcCD subunit D yields MKLLQVSDLHLSQSSKDEKNYSLAVLGEILNTAEQTKCDRILFCGDLFNTFPDLEGLRSEFLKLVSSYSGLVYFLPGNHEILEKKGNSNRYVDYDWTTKVKVLDETPYFLFEDSGIEFVSIPHQENYSGLLLSPPPPKKTKLRIGLAHGTVPGMSFTGLSEEEEEGGSYLDPHLIQNLGLDYLAIGHLHRARMGTVGNCSVGYAGSSRVWRKGELGPRGGIFIHIDGSKVRTEPVYWKEAGEYREILVSLDTEGKPEESIETYLEGTSPKDWIVFRFVGYVDSMTEKQKFQESVLREWKSKFRILEFDPDESQITVIQHLSENEFVKQFLDKMNERKDQLDPILWRQTRVTGIRLILEGKKNR; encoded by the coding sequence ATGAAGTTATTACAAGTTTCTGACCTCCACCTTTCCCAAAGTTCCAAAGACGAAAAAAACTATTCCTTAGCCGTTCTCGGTGAAATTTTAAATACCGCCGAACAAACTAAGTGCGATCGCATTCTATTTTGTGGGGATCTTTTTAATACCTTTCCTGATTTAGAAGGGCTTCGGTCGGAATTTTTAAAACTAGTCTCTTCCTATTCTGGTCTTGTGTATTTTCTTCCCGGGAACCATGAAATTCTGGAGAAAAAAGGAAATAGCAACCGTTATGTGGATTATGATTGGACAACAAAAGTAAAGGTCCTCGACGAAACTCCTTATTTTTTATTTGAGGATTCAGGAATCGAATTTGTATCCATCCCTCACCAAGAGAATTATTCTGGATTGTTATTATCACCTCCACCTCCCAAAAAAACTAAACTTCGGATAGGCCTCGCGCATGGAACGGTTCCAGGAATGAGTTTTACGGGACTTAGTGAGGAAGAAGAAGAAGGTGGCTCGTATCTTGATCCCCACCTCATCCAAAACTTAGGATTGGATTATCTTGCCATCGGACATCTCCACCGTGCCCGCATGGGGACTGTTGGAAACTGTAGCGTTGGTTATGCGGGTTCATCTCGTGTTTGGAGAAAAGGAGAATTGGGACCCAGGGGCGGAATTTTTATCCATATCGATGGATCCAAGGTTCGCACCGAACCTGTGTATTGGAAAGAGGCTGGTGAATACAGAGAGATCTTGGTTTCTTTGGATACAGAAGGTAAACCAGAAGAGAGTATAGAAACATATTTGGAAGGAACAAGTCCCAAGGATTGGATTGTGTTTCGTTTTGTCGGATATGTGGACTCGATGACAGAAAAACAAAAATTCCAAGAATCGGTTCTTCGGGAATGGAAATCAAAGTTTCGTATCTTGGAGTTTGATCCTGATGAATCACAAATCACTGTGATCCAACATTTGTCTGAAAATGAATTTGTAAAACAATTCCTGGACAAAATGAATGAAAGAAAGGACCAATTGGATCCCATTCTTTGGAGACAGACTCGAGTCACCGGCATTCGATTGATCTTAGAAGGAAAGAAAAACCGATGA
- a CDS encoding CaiB/BaiF CoA transferase family protein encodes MSQNQNQTSKGPLAGVKVVDLSLLLPGPLCSQHLADMGAEVIKIENPRAYDGSRAMFKGKTGYPALYMMLNRNKKAITLNLKRESAKEILFKLLEDADILLEGFRPDGMDKMGIGYDVLKEKFPRLIYCGISGYGISGKYVDFAGHDLNYLAISGVLDQTGNPPRPAGFQLADVGGGTLTALSAILAALYYREKTGKGQRIDISMTDASLQFLSLYGGILSASDTSPEAGNDILSGKLPNYNVYETKEGRYVALGALEDMFFQTFLRAAGMENLTKDHPMNEENIPLIKQKLTDYFKSKTYSDLQPIFDNTDACLSPILNMKEVAQDPHMKDRGMVFERNHPKYGPILQFGSPFHFSETPFAYRNDPPEHGEHTEEILGGLGYPKEKIAEFKKDRVI; translated from the coding sequence ATGAGCCAAAATCAAAATCAAACTTCTAAGGGACCACTTGCTGGTGTGAAAGTAGTCGACTTATCTTTACTCTTACCGGGCCCCCTCTGTTCCCAACACTTAGCGGATATGGGAGCCGAGGTCATTAAAATTGAAAACCCGAGAGCCTATGATGGATCGCGCGCGATGTTCAAAGGAAAAACCGGATATCCAGCATTGTATATGATGCTCAATCGAAATAAAAAAGCGATCACTCTGAATTTAAAAAGAGAATCTGCGAAAGAAATTCTCTTCAAACTTTTGGAAGATGCTGACATTTTACTCGAAGGTTTTCGCCCTGATGGAATGGATAAGATGGGAATTGGCTATGATGTTTTAAAAGAAAAATTTCCTCGTTTGATTTACTGTGGAATTTCTGGCTATGGTATCTCGGGTAAGTACGTAGATTTTGCAGGACATGATTTGAACTATCTTGCGATCTCAGGAGTCCTTGACCAAACAGGAAATCCTCCCAGGCCTGCTGGTTTTCAATTGGCTGATGTAGGAGGAGGAACACTCACAGCGCTTTCTGCCATTCTTGCAGCCCTTTATTATCGAGAAAAAACAGGCAAAGGACAACGCATTGATATCTCAATGACAGATGCCTCTCTCCAATTTCTTTCGTTATACGGTGGAATTTTATCTGCGTCGGATACTTCTCCTGAAGCGGGGAATGATATATTGTCTGGTAAATTACCAAATTATAATGTGTATGAAACGAAAGAAGGAAGGTATGTGGCACTCGGGGCTTTGGAAGATATGTTCTTTCAAACTTTTTTACGGGCAGCAGGAATGGAAAACCTTACCAAAGACCATCCCATGAACGAAGAAAACATTCCTCTCATCAAACAGAAGTTAACTGATTATTTCAAATCAAAAACTTACTCCGATTTACAGCCCATCTTTGATAATACAGATGCTTGTCTTTCTCCCATTTTGAATATGAAAGAAGTAGCGCAAGACCCACATATGAAAGATCGGGGAATGGTATTCGAACGGAACCATCCCAAATACGGTCCCATCCTTCAATTTGGGTCTCCTTTCCATTTTTCAGAAACCCCGTTTGCCTACAGAAATGATCCGCCGGAACATGGGGAACATACAGAGGAGATTTTGGGTGGTTTGGGTTATCCCAAAGAAAAAATTGCGGAGTTCAAAAAAGACAGGGTGATTTAA
- a CDS encoding ATP-binding protein produces the protein MKLKLENFGLFSKKEFPIEKVTVFTGPNESGKTTILDAFVSALVKVVGSTKYGAVLNTRYKAERNSDLGIPKLSISQNLYLNSLVIREGNMDVGSEKELVSTIEQTIFDSGYNPSQLKEQVEQLSAKSGTRKSAKEWNLALSGFTAAKQKFDASELALNKISAQFADLPVWETERQKLKETLESTILEKSKQQTAFGEYKETEEHSEADRIYTQLLQWETLESQSKQEEKILKSDWDKKAKTLDAEIKSLEQKLSLSKERIQTSDAKWESFKGQKSQADQKSKKLESYFDYFETWKQTIRRFQEESPVVQKTVWNPLYRSLAGGSGALGIFSLILSLFSEFGVWMYLLPAILFGFFFYFVFRAKEIQVERDEPKWNEMIRRIATEMETKTLGEWKPDSLSMESLSLTFQRFDREYTKQKIESENIVTAMVTLEEEITGLRTEDKKTNEILSEKEKELTIIWREAGVHSLSELSELFVQIRLKQEKLHTLVESLKSESKKWGSTDLGELKLKLKDKLNDLEKKGVSKTFSAEDRATKQKLENGVQVLSDKIRDLERNLVELEKKLDTGKAVLESQMVPAQKDWDGSKRDLETKEKWKNDLERNFQALEVLSEVFSEMEVESTDKMSSLVKSLQTRMDALKGPLPTKQIQWNGFSDEIQITTDSSKESLAFANLSTGTKEQISYVLRLEYAFRIGKQFNLPYLLLDEPFRHMDEGRRDSALAYTLQCVVSAEEDWKVVFFSFDGELVSKIKELAAGLNLPCQIHELTKPVS, from the coding sequence ATGAAACTAAAATTAGAAAACTTCGGACTCTTTTCTAAAAAAGAATTTCCCATTGAAAAAGTAACCGTCTTCACAGGTCCCAATGAATCAGGAAAAACAACCATCCTAGATGCATTTGTATCTGCTCTTGTCAAAGTAGTGGGAAGTACAAAGTATGGCGCAGTACTGAATACTAGATACAAAGCTGAGCGAAATTCCGATTTAGGAATTCCCAAACTTTCGATTTCTCAAAATCTATATTTGAATTCTCTTGTGATCCGCGAAGGGAATATGGATGTAGGTTCGGAAAAGGAACTGGTGAGCACCATTGAACAGACGATATTCGATAGTGGATACAATCCTTCTCAACTGAAAGAACAGGTGGAACAACTTTCGGCCAAATCGGGAACGAGAAAATCTGCTAAAGAATGGAATTTAGCGTTATCTGGATTCACGGCCGCCAAACAAAAGTTCGATGCTTCTGAGTTGGCATTAAATAAAATCTCTGCTCAATTTGCAGATCTACCTGTATGGGAAACCGAACGCCAAAAATTAAAAGAAACTTTGGAATCTACGATACTAGAAAAATCCAAACAACAAACCGCATTTGGCGAATACAAAGAAACCGAAGAACACAGTGAAGCCGATCGCATTTATACCCAACTATTACAATGGGAAACACTTGAATCACAATCAAAACAAGAAGAAAAAATTCTAAAGTCTGATTGGGACAAAAAAGCAAAAACACTCGATGCCGAAATCAAATCCTTAGAACAAAAACTTTCCCTTTCCAAAGAAAGAATACAAACTTCGGATGCAAAATGGGAGTCATTCAAAGGACAAAAATCACAGGCAGACCAAAAATCAAAAAAACTAGAATCGTATTTTGATTATTTTGAAACTTGGAAACAAACCATTCGCAGATTCCAAGAAGAATCTCCTGTGGTTCAAAAAACAGTTTGGAATCCACTGTACAGAAGTTTGGCGGGAGGTTCAGGCGCATTAGGAATTTTTTCTCTGATTCTTTCCCTATTTTCAGAATTTGGTGTATGGATGTATCTTCTGCCTGCCATTCTTTTTGGTTTCTTTTTCTATTTTGTTTTTCGTGCCAAGGAGATCCAAGTCGAAAGAGATGAACCAAAGTGGAATGAAATGATTCGCCGAATCGCAACTGAGATGGAAACCAAAACCTTAGGCGAATGGAAACCAGATTCCCTCAGTATGGAATCATTATCTCTTACCTTTCAAAGATTCGACAGGGAATACACAAAACAGAAAATTGAATCAGAAAACATTGTAACGGCAATGGTCACTCTGGAAGAAGAAATCACTGGGCTTCGCACAGAAGACAAAAAAACAAATGAAATTCTTTCTGAAAAGGAAAAAGAACTAACTATTATTTGGCGAGAAGCGGGAGTCCATTCTCTTTCCGAACTTTCGGAATTGTTTGTACAAATTCGATTGAAACAAGAGAAATTACATACCTTAGTGGAATCTTTAAAATCAGAATCAAAAAAATGGGGAAGTACTGATTTAGGAGAATTGAAACTCAAACTAAAAGACAAACTCAATGACTTAGAGAAAAAAGGAGTTTCTAAAACTTTTTCTGCCGAAGACAGGGCCACCAAACAAAAATTAGAGAACGGGGTCCAAGTTCTATCCGATAAAATTCGCGATTTAGAACGCAACTTGGTGGAGTTAGAAAAAAAGTTAGATACAGGAAAGGCGGTTTTAGAATCACAAATGGTTCCGGCTCAAAAAGACTGGGACGGGTCCAAACGCGATTTAGAAACAAAAGAAAAATGGAAAAACGATTTGGAAAGAAACTTCCAGGCCTTGGAAGTTTTGTCTGAAGTGTTTTCTGAGATGGAAGTCGAAAGTACGGACAAAATGTCCTCACTAGTCAAGTCTTTACAAACAAGAATGGATGCTCTCAAAGGACCTCTTCCCACAAAACAAATTCAGTGGAATGGATTCTCAGATGAAATTCAAATCACAACCGATTCCTCCAAAGAAAGTTTGGCTTTTGCCAACCTTTCCACGGGAACCAAAGAACAAATTTCTTATGTATTACGTTTGGAATATGCCTTTCGGATTGGAAAACAATTTAATTTGCCCTATCTTTTGTTAGATGAACCGTTTCGTCATATGGATGAGGGCCGCCGAGATTCTGCTTTGGCCTATACACTCCAGTGTGTAGTTAGTGCAGAAGAAGATTGGAAGGTTGTGTTTTTTAGTTTTGATGGGGAACTTGTTTCTAAAATCAAAGAATTGGCAGCGGGGCTAAACCTCCCCTGCCAAATCCATGAATTGACTAAACCAGTTTCTTAG
- the tpx gene encoding thiol peroxidase has translation MAQVTLKGNPVPLEGNLPKPGDKAPDFRVAKQDLGDLTLKDLAGKVKILVAVPSLDTAVCALETKKFNERAAKENGITTLIISGDLPFAMKRFCSTEGIDSENLITGSQFKDFSFSKNYGTHIAAGPLAGLSARAVFVVDKDDIIRYTELVPEIGSEPNYDTVLAEAKKLV, from the coding sequence ATGGCACAAGTCACACTCAAAGGAAATCCCGTTCCACTCGAAGGAAACCTTCCCAAACCAGGGGACAAAGCACCCGACTTCCGAGTCGCAAAACAAGATTTAGGTGATCTTACATTAAAAGACCTAGCAGGTAAGGTAAAAATTCTAGTAGCGGTTCCTAGTTTGGATACAGCTGTTTGTGCTTTGGAAACTAAAAAGTTCAATGAAAGAGCAGCTAAAGAAAATGGAATCACAACTCTCATTATTTCTGGTGACTTACCTTTTGCCATGAAACGTTTTTGTTCCACTGAAGGGATCGATTCCGAAAATTTGATTACGGGATCGCAGTTCAAAGATTTTTCTTTTTCTAAAAATTACGGAACTCATATTGCTGCAGGTCCGCTCGCAGGACTTTCTGCACGAGCTGTCTTTGTTGTGGATAAAGACGATATCATTCGGTATACGGAACTCGTTCCAGAAATCGGAAGTGAACCCAATTACGATACAGTTCTTGCGGAAGCTAAGAAACTGGTTTAG
- a CDS encoding fatty acid desaturase, with protein sequence MTTQAEIKIKEPIDWVTTIFLLTSPLVGIFGTLYFYLYETIHLGTWALFVFYFFATGMGITVGYHRLFSHKAYEAKFPVKLWLLLFGAAAFQSTALEWSEDHRIHHRFVDTDKDPYSIKKGFWYAHIGWLFRKRKYVQQGVQDLTNDSLVFWQHKHFYSIAIFMCFILPGLITMLWGSFLEGFFVAGFLRLFVVHQFTFFINSACHVWGERTFSKEQTARDNWIIAFFTFGEGFHNFHHEFQSDYRNGIRWFDYDPSKWMIKGLSFLGLTYNLKKVSEEKILQKTMFLKEKETLHKYTNVGEEKLRQWEEQLASLRESAVQEYQKWKQAKQTSGDKEVGVLRMKFEETKASWEKLLSRPLFS encoded by the coding sequence ATGACGACACAAGCTGAAATCAAAATCAAAGAACCCATCGATTGGGTCACGACTATATTTTTACTCACTTCTCCTCTAGTGGGGATCTTCGGAACTCTCTACTTCTATCTTTATGAAACCATTCACTTGGGCACTTGGGCCTTATTTGTGTTTTATTTTTTTGCAACGGGAATGGGAATCACTGTAGGGTATCACAGACTTTTCTCTCATAAAGCTTATGAAGCAAAATTTCCCGTCAAACTTTGGTTACTCCTTTTTGGAGCTGCTGCTTTCCAATCAACTGCTCTCGAATGGAGTGAAGACCACCGCATCCACCATCGATTTGTAGATACAGATAAAGACCCTTATTCCATTAAAAAAGGATTTTGGTATGCTCATATTGGTTGGTTGTTTCGCAAAAGAAAGTATGTGCAACAAGGGGTACAAGATTTAACGAACGATTCACTAGTGTTTTGGCAACATAAACATTTTTATTCCATTGCTATCTTTATGTGTTTTATCCTTCCTGGCCTTATCACTATGTTATGGGGTTCTTTTTTAGAAGGATTTTTTGTAGCAGGTTTCCTCAGGCTTTTTGTAGTTCATCAGTTCACATTTTTTATCAACAGTGCTTGTCATGTTTGGGGAGAACGAACTTTCTCCAAAGAACAAACCGCTCGCGACAATTGGATTATCGCCTTTTTTACATTTGGTGAAGGTTTTCACAACTTCCATCACGAATTCCAATCCGACTATAGAAATGGAATCCGTTGGTTTGATTATGATCCATCCAAATGGATGATAAAAGGCCTTTCCTTTTTGGGTCTTACATATAACTTAAAAAAAGTTTCTGAAGAAAAAATCTTACAAAAAACTATGTTTTTGAAGGAAAAAGAAACCCTTCATAAATATACAAATGTAGGGGAAGAAAAACTTCGTCAGTGGGAAGAACAACTCGCAAGTTTACGTGAGTCTGCCGTGCAAGAATACCAAAAATGGAAACAAGCAAAACAAACTTCTGGTGATAAAGAAGTAGGCGTTTTACGAATGAAATTTGAAGAAACCAAAGCTAGTTGGGAAAAACTTCTTAGCAGACCACTTTTTTCTTAA